ATGTATACCCACGAAGACCTGGCCCGGCTCCAGGCCCAGTCCCTGAAGATGCAAAGCTGGATCCGCCAGCAGACCTTCAGCCCCGAAAACGTCAAGACGCTGCGGCGCTTTTCGTCCTGGGAAGTGTCCGAACTGATCTTCAAGATCAACCAGTCGACCTTCCGCGGGCGGCTGGCGGCGGAGCCCGACCTTCCCGGCGGGGAAGTGGAGCCGGACGGGCGGCAGCGCTGGTTCTCGCTCGACGAGATCAACGAACTCAGGCGGAAGATGAAGATCAACCGCAAGTCGCTGATGCCCGCCCGGCCCGCCGGCAAGCGCGCCTTCCGCGTCGCCGTCGCCAACTTCAAGGGCGGCGCCGGCAAGTCCACCGTGGCCCTGCACCTCGCCCATGCGGCGGCACTCGACGGCTACCGGGTGCTGGTGGTGGACTTCGACCCGCAGGCCACGCTCAGCCATTCGATGGGCCTGACCGACGTGGCGGAGGATTACACGGTCTGGGGCATCATGGCCCGCGACCTGATCCGCGAGACCGACCGCATGAACGCCACCACCACCGGGGCCGCGTCCGGAACCGCCCTGCCCCGCCGCCAGATCCCCGCCTCGATCCGCGATCTCGGGCTTGGTGAACTGCGCCACGCCGACTTCATCAAGCCGACCGCCTGGTCCACGATCGACATCGTGCCCTCTTGCGCCAATGCCGCCTTCGTAGAGTTCGCCAGTGCCCAGTACCGGCACCTGAACCCGGAATGGTCCTTCTTCGCCGCCGTGTCGCGCTATCTCGACGGGCTTGGCGACGACGACTACGACCTCATTCTCTTCGACTGCCCGCCCGCCATCGGCTACCAGTCGATGAACGCGGTCTTCGCCGCCGACATGCTCTATATTCCGTCTGGCCCCGGCTACTGGGAATACGATTCCACCACCAGCTTCATCGGCCAGCTTGCCGAGGCGCTTGAGGATCTTTCCGGCTTCGACGCGACCTTCCCCGCGGGGAAGATTACCCTGCCAAAGGCCTTCGCCGATATCCGCTTCCTGATGACGCGGTTCGAGACCGGCAACGACCTGCACCGCGCGATGTTCGAAGCGTTCCGAAAGGTTTTCGCGTCACATGTGGCCGAACACCCGATCGAGATGACGCGCGCGGTCGAACAGTCGGGCCGCTTCCTCTCCTCGGTCTACGAGATCGACTACCGGGAGATGACGCGGGAAACCTGGCGCCGGGCGCGGGCGAGCTTCGACCGGGCCTATGACGAATTCAAGGGCAGCGTCACCGCGGCCTGGGACAAGATCTGAGGAGGGGCGGACCATGAGCAAGAAGCGCCGCATGTTCGACATCGACATCCCGGTGGAGGTCGTGACCGACGGCCCGAAAACCTTCCCCGCGGGGAAGCTGGTCGAGGCCCCTGCCCGCCGCGGACCGATGGCCGCCGCCATCGCCGAAACCGCCGGCGCGTCGCGGGACCGCCAGGAGATCGAGGCGCAGATCCGGGCCGAGAACGACGCGCTCGCGCATGAGCATGTGCGGCTGAAGCGCCTCGGCCTCGTGGTGGAGTTGATCCCGCTCGACCGGATCGGGATGCAGAAGCTGGTGCGCGATCGCAAGAAGGGCCTCGACTACGAGTTGAAGGAGTTGAAGGCCTCGATCCAGGAGCTTGGCCTGTCGAACCCGATCCGGGTCGAGGCGCGCGCCGATGGCGGCTACGAACTGATTCAGGGCTACCGCCGGCTGAGCGCCTTCAGGGAGCTTCTGGAGGAAACCGGCGACGCGGAGCGCTACGGCGCGAT
This genomic interval from Defluviimonas sp. SAOS-178_SWC contains the following:
- a CDS encoding AAA family ATPase encodes the protein MYTHEDLARLQAQSLKMQSWIRQQTFSPENVKTLRRFSSWEVSELIFKINQSTFRGRLAAEPDLPGGEVEPDGRQRWFSLDEINELRRKMKINRKSLMPARPAGKRAFRVAVANFKGGAGKSTVALHLAHAAALDGYRVLVVDFDPQATLSHSMGLTDVAEDYTVWGIMARDLIRETDRMNATTTGAASGTALPRRQIPASIRDLGLGELRHADFIKPTAWSTIDIVPSCANAAFVEFASAQYRHLNPEWSFFAAVSRYLDGLGDDDYDLILFDCPPAIGYQSMNAVFAADMLYIPSGPGYWEYDSTTSFIGQLAEALEDLSGFDATFPAGKITLPKAFADIRFLMTRFETGNDLHRAMFEAFRKVFASHVAEHPIEMTRAVEQSGRFLSSVYEIDYREMTRETWRRARASFDRAYDEFKGSVTAAWDKI